A genomic segment from Paenibacillus sp. FSL K6-1096 encodes:
- a CDS encoding ABC transporter substrate-binding protein, with translation MKAKKRMGWLALCLACTTVMAACSNKEGGAEAPDNGGKTVVTLSVEQDSEFYRALEQKFELAYPDIDLQVQAYKGIGEKIEPQDYEKYQKTAGTALLSGKGADIYETVSLPVSEYVNQKLLLNMDDYLKQAEALNKEDLALNVLDALKLNGGTYIIPGGYYLRAFVGDGDALQNVEFNDKTWTWQEFGAVAKSLIQAEEKAGAGRRYAIPDTPPDVLLQEMVVDSYNLFVDSTAQKAKFDSPAFKSMMQQIKEMYDDQVMTSKPAEAGSQLFYSAVLQKPADFINTPYTLFTNPKLLHKPHNGTKGSMRIIPMTQYAIQAKTPVAAEAWKVMEFLLSEEAQSLPGREGFSLLRSVNQKQLSEVREQVKNGTYKLPDGQTAKVPDGDFGEFQEMMDTADNFAMLDGQMIAIVGAESLAFFSGQKTAEEVAKLIQNKANTYLNE, from the coding sequence ATGAAGGCGAAGAAGAGGATGGGCTGGCTGGCGCTATGCCTGGCTTGTACTACGGTTATGGCTGCTTGCAGTAATAAGGAGGGCGGCGCGGAAGCTCCAGACAACGGAGGAAAGACTGTCGTTACGTTATCGGTGGAGCAGGACAGTGAATTCTACCGTGCACTGGAGCAGAAATTCGAGCTGGCGTATCCGGACATTGATCTGCAGGTGCAGGCATACAAGGGGATTGGTGAAAAGATTGAACCGCAGGATTATGAGAAGTATCAGAAAACAGCCGGCACCGCGCTGCTCTCGGGCAAAGGGGCCGATATCTATGAAACCGTCAGCCTGCCGGTCAGTGAATATGTGAACCAGAAGCTGCTGCTCAATATGGATGATTACCTGAAGCAGGCGGAGGCGCTGAACAAAGAAGATCTGGCGCTCAATGTGCTGGATGCGCTGAAGCTTAACGGCGGGACCTATATTATTCCCGGCGGCTATTATCTGAGAGCGTTCGTTGGAGACGGGGATGCACTGCAGAACGTGGAGTTCAATGATAAGACCTGGACCTGGCAGGAATTCGGTGCCGTCGCCAAATCCCTGATTCAGGCTGAGGAGAAGGCGGGCGCCGGACGCCGGTACGCGATCCCGGATACTCCGCCGGATGTTCTGCTTCAGGAGATGGTGGTGGACAGCTACAACCTGTTCGTGGACAGCACGGCACAGAAAGCCAAATTCGATTCTCCTGCCTTCAAGAGCATGATGCAGCAGATTAAAGAGATGTATGACGATCAGGTGATGACCTCAAAGCCTGCGGAAGCCGGGAGCCAGCTGTTCTATTCGGCGGTACTGCAGAAACCTGCGGATTTCATCAACACCCCGTATACCCTGTTTACGAATCCGAAGCTGCTGCATAAGCCGCATAACGGCACCAAAGGCAGCATGAGGATTATCCCGATGACCCAGTACGCGATCCAGGCCAAAACACCGGTAGCCGCCGAGGCCTGGAAGGTCATGGAGTTCCTGCTGTCAGAGGAAGCGCAGTCCCTGCCGGGCAGAGAAGGCTTCTCCCTGCTGCGTTCGGTGAACCAGAAGCAGTTAAGCGAGGTCCGGGAGCAGGTGAAGAACGGGACGTATAAGCTTCCTGATGGCCAGACCGCGAAGGTGCCTGACGGGGATTTCGGGGAATTCCAGGAGATGATGGATACAGCGGATAATTTCGCGATGCTGGACGGCCAGATGATCGCGATTGTCGGCGCGGAGTCACTCGCATTCTTCAGCGGCCAGAAGACAGCGGAGGAAGTGGCGAAGCTGATTCAGAACAAGGCGAATACTTATTTGAATGAATAG
- a CDS encoding efflux RND transporter periplasmic adaptor subunit, with protein MESTEVPAHRRRQKRIRTAALLLLGVLLFFTFFSNTLESLTLPKVTTVEPVNRRLELTLEAGGMLRPVSEVKLLNASGWKVRQILVQEGEQVKKGQTLLLYDSGPAERELEDEVSLLEKQKIEQQTLQDQFIQTYMEGDELQIRKARRDIEAGKLEQARQAGRIAGMRERLAREQQLKAPFDGIVTKLNALEGMLSAGEPEVILTSSSQGVQFDFTADAELLTGLGISVGEPLEVEIVASEGQPARSIPGKVAEIRNAQARTDSLSGGEDSKAGDISQREVLVKLKDASLKGGEQVQIRLKKPSLQEGLIVPNQAIHQVGERSFVYKIEEQRGALGNAFVAREVQIRSSRTNGAESIIETDSLYEDEMIILESSEPLQDGNRVRLQ; from the coding sequence ATGGAGAGTACAGAAGTGCCCGCACACCGCAGGCGGCAAAAAAGAATCCGCACAGCAGCCCTGCTGCTGCTTGGCGTGCTGCTCTTCTTCACCTTTTTCAGCAATACGCTAGAGTCTCTGACCTTGCCCAAAGTGACGACAGTTGAGCCGGTCAACCGGAGACTGGAATTAACGCTGGAAGCGGGCGGAATGCTGCGTCCTGTAAGTGAAGTGAAGCTGCTGAACGCCAGCGGCTGGAAGGTGCGGCAGATCCTTGTGCAGGAGGGGGAGCAGGTGAAGAAGGGGCAGACCCTGCTTCTCTATGACAGCGGGCCGGCTGAACGGGAGCTGGAGGACGAGGTGTCACTGCTGGAGAAGCAGAAGATTGAGCAGCAGACGCTCCAGGATCAGTTCATTCAGACCTACATGGAGGGGGATGAGCTGCAGATCCGCAAGGCCAGACGGGACATCGAAGCGGGCAAGCTGGAGCAGGCCAGACAGGCGGGCAGAATCGCCGGAATGAGGGAAAGGTTGGCCCGTGAACAGCAGCTTAAAGCCCCGTTCGACGGGATCGTAACCAAGCTGAATGCGCTGGAAGGGATGCTGTCTGCGGGCGAGCCGGAGGTGATCCTGACCAGCAGCAGCCAGGGAGTGCAGTTTGACTTCACGGCCGATGCGGAGCTGTTAACCGGCCTTGGAATCTCTGTGGGCGAGCCGCTTGAGGTGGAGATTGTGGCATCAGAGGGGCAGCCGGCCCGCTCTATCCCGGGCAAGGTTGCGGAGATCAGGAATGCTCAGGCGCGTACGGACAGCCTATCCGGCGGGGAGGACAGCAAGGCGGGAGACATTTCGCAGAGAGAGGTCCTGGTTAAGCTGAAGGATGCCTCGCTTAAGGGGGGTGAGCAGGTTCAGATCAGGCTGAAGAAGCCCTCCCTCCAGGAGGGGCTGATCGTCCCGAATCAGGCGATTCATCAGGTGGGCGAACGCAGCTTTGTGTATAAGATCGAGGAGCAGCGGGGGGCGCTGGGGAATGCTTTTGTCGCCCGTGAGGTTCAGATCCGGTCCAGCCGGACGAATGGTGCCGAGAGCATCATTGAAACGGATAGTTTATATGAGGATGAGATGATTATTCTGGAGAGCAGCGAGCCCTTGCAGGACGGGAATCGCGTGCGTCTGCAGTAG
- a CDS encoding carbohydrate ABC transporter permease — translation MLSSVRKVIQKLALTVILGAFALLLLFPVGVTVVNSFMSTREIAVNYGPVGQMNNVTPGRSDPFANLKWLPDQVSLEQYGKVLLDSPLYLSMFWNSLFLVVPIIAGQTLVAALAAYAFSKLRFRGREFLFLIYVLTMLMPFQVTLVPNYIMADRLGLLNSSGAIILPGIFAAFGVFMLRQFMQDIPYAYIEAAKMDGAGHWRIFCTIIVPMVQPGLAALTILLFADYWNMVEQPLIFLDDPLRQPLSVYLSNVSSERGLAFAASALYMAPMVLLFLYAETYFIEGIQLSGIKG, via the coding sequence TTGCTCTCGTCGGTTCGCAAGGTCATACAGAAGCTGGCGTTAACCGTCATTCTGGGCGCATTCGCCCTGTTGCTGCTATTCCCGGTCGGGGTGACCGTCGTCAACTCCTTCATGAGCACCCGCGAGATTGCGGTCAATTACGGCCCGGTCGGGCAGATGAACAACGTCACGCCAGGCAGAAGCGATCCGTTCGCCAACCTCAAATGGCTGCCCGATCAGGTCTCCCTGGAGCAGTACGGCAAGGTGCTGCTGGACAGCCCGTTGTATCTGTCGATGTTCTGGAATTCGCTGTTCCTGGTGGTGCCGATTATCGCCGGGCAGACGCTGGTAGCTGCACTGGCAGCCTATGCGTTCTCCAAGCTGAGATTCCGGGGACGGGAATTCCTGTTCCTGATCTATGTCCTGACGATGCTTATGCCCTTCCAGGTGACGCTGGTGCCCAATTACATCATGGCAGACCGGCTGGGCTTGCTGAACAGTTCAGGGGCGATTATTCTGCCTGGAATTTTTGCGGCATTCGGCGTATTCATGCTCAGGCAGTTCATGCAGGACATCCCTTATGCCTATATCGAAGCGGCCAAGATGGACGGGGCGGGGCACTGGCGGATTTTCTGCACGATTATTGTGCCGATGGTTCAGCCGGGTCTGGCCGCACTCACGATTCTGTTATTCGCCGATTACTGGAATATGGTGGAGCAGCCGCTTATTTTCCTGGATGATCCGCTGAGGCAGCCCTTATCCGTCTATTTATCGAATGTCAGCAGCGAGAGGGGGCTGGCGTTTGCCGCCTCTGCCCTCTACATGGCTCCGATGGTTCTGCTCTTTCTGTATGCGGAGACGTACTTCATAGAGGGGATTCAGCTGTCCGGGATCAAGGGCTAA
- a CDS encoding sugar ABC transporter permease, producing the protein MKNWARRDSSIAWLFLAPSVAGFALFYLIPFGMGVFNSFADRSAGGGYSIGLHHYRELVAGESFRKAAANTFTFSLISVPLLLVLSLGVALLLNQKLYARQWLRTAYVLPLVVPVASIVLVWQIVFDWNGALNAWLSGFGWRRIDWMKSEAARDVILVMYVWKNIGYNVILFLAGLQQIPQDYYETARIEGAGRLRQFRSITLVYLTSTTFFVTLMSIINSFKVFRETYLIAGPYPHDSIYMLQHYMNNMFLSLDIQKMSAASTLMVGAILVIVLGMFGVERRYRRFME; encoded by the coding sequence ATGAAAAATTGGGCCCGCAGGGATTCATCCATCGCCTGGTTATTTCTCGCCCCGAGTGTGGCGGGCTTTGCACTGTTCTACCTGATTCCGTTCGGTATGGGCGTGTTCAATTCCTTCGCGGACCGCTCGGCAGGCGGCGGTTACAGTATCGGGCTGCATCATTACCGGGAGCTGGTTGCGGGCGAGTCCTTCCGGAAGGCGGCAGCCAACACGTTCACCTTCAGTCTGATCAGTGTTCCGCTGCTGCTTGTGCTGTCGCTGGGCGTAGCGCTGTTGCTGAACCAGAAGCTGTATGCCCGGCAATGGCTGAGGACTGCCTATGTACTCCCGCTGGTCGTGCCTGTCGCCTCCATCGTTCTGGTCTGGCAGATTGTGTTCGACTGGAATGGCGCGTTGAATGCCTGGCTGAGCGGGTTCGGCTGGAGACGTATCGATTGGATGAAGTCAGAGGCGGCGCGCGATGTCATTCTGGTGATGTATGTATGGAAAAATATCGGGTACAACGTGATTCTGTTTCTCGCGGGACTACAGCAGATTCCGCAGGATTATTACGAAACCGCCCGGATTGAAGGGGCAGGCCGGCTTAGACAGTTCCGCAGCATTACGCTGGTGTATTTAACGTCTACCACTTTTTTTGTGACCCTGATGTCGATTATTAATTCCTTCAAGGTCTTCCGCGAGACGTATCTGATCGCCGGACCTTACCCGCATGACAGCATCTATATGCTGCAGCACTACATGAATAATATGTTTCTCTCGCTTGATATTCAGAAAATGTCGGCGGCATCCACCCTGATGGTCGGCGCTATATTGGTCATCGTGCTCGGAATGTTCGGAGTGGAACGCCGCTACCGGCGATTTATGGAATAG
- a CDS encoding sigma-70 family RNA polymerase sigma factor, which yields MEDQGIIQLYLQRSQQAIAETRSKYGAYCRAIARNIVASPSDMEECENDTYLAAWNTIPPNHPRRLKVFLGRITRNIALDKHGYNTAKKRSRQLEVILEELEDCLPAAETVETEYAAGETARLINEFLYGLEEEARQLFIRRYWYSDSVEALAGRFKLSSSQVKSRLFRIRQKLRVHLEQGGVHL from the coding sequence ATGGAAGATCAGGGAATCATTCAGCTATACTTGCAGCGCTCACAGCAGGCCATCGCAGAGACCCGGAGTAAATACGGCGCGTATTGCCGGGCAATCGCCAGGAACATTGTCGCCAGCCCCTCCGATATGGAAGAGTGTGAGAACGACACCTATCTGGCTGCATGGAACACTATTCCGCCTAACCATCCCCGCCGGCTAAAGGTATTTCTGGGGCGGATCACCCGCAATATCGCGCTCGACAAGCATGGGTACAATACGGCCAAGAAGCGGAGCCGCCAGCTTGAGGTGATTCTGGAGGAGCTGGAGGACTGCCTGCCCGCAGCAGAGACGGTGGAAACCGAGTACGCCGCCGGGGAGACCGCGCGGTTAATCAACGAATTTCTGTACGGGCTGGAGGAGGAGGCGCGGCAGCTTTTTATCAGGCGGTATTGGTATTCGGATTCGGTGGAGGCGCTCGCCGGGCGGTTCAAGCTCAGCAGCAGCCAGGTGAAGTCCCGCTTATTCCGGATCAGACAGAAGCTTAGAGTACATCTGGAGCAGGGAGGCGTGCATCTATGA
- a CDS encoding family 16 glycoside hydrolase, translating into MLTRKVMRLLLVLAVAFTGFIPPQTAGAAEPEPGTEPVQQVAAAGPATIQNYPMPSIYTPSSVYSLKVNNESVPVVKYLPDYDYAQFSFEGTISLEVTADQPITSYSISPLAKNITGTVNGNKLTFTLSASTYVIVDINAPANEDPNEKDPDKRRKRLVIAADPLETDIPASSGPGIYNVTAAPYNADKTGATITSGAIQQAIDAASQAGGGIVYIPAGVYKSSNLTLKSNVTFYLAGGAVIVGTGRGEDYRNDFRKDSISDGTYFIRTATNSVNITMRGRGTIDGKGIEMRKRKMTNPPATHKQGEGFINNLVVPMATSNFKFDGLTLRDGGFWAFLVVRSDNVTITNYKGYQDLFTLEDDAIDINESQNVLVKHALAISDDDTFSTKTWPQKGMSKDWPGAIEHLENVVFEDCFAWTRCAAFKLGMGICTPQIGVTIRNSYVYQSARALLVDHAYTENPLPVEGWAKDVTFENIDIERVGINQFGNYWLRVSTSTSGDVSNVILRNINVRETGGDSPIQGNPTRGGMVNGVTFENVVVKGTLAKTLSDLKVSIKNENVSGVVFANTDQAWFSDHFTSGLLPDWTVASGANSWAVTDQTGNRVLSTSQTMAALITAKAGVSWTDYTYEARARLPLINGSENAGIVFRVQDQNNFYMYRINASTSQLELYKAVAGTLTQVSTTSFVPVKNQWYTLKATVQGNTIKGYVDGVLKTTWTNTVNELTSGGIGFRTTSAGVWYDDAKVTAIHNPPTDITLSATQVPELTTPGGLVGTFTTAHPDAGATFTYALVPGQGDADNSSFSIAPQGDTLILRTTPDYEAKSSYSIRVKSIDANGLSLEKSFTIQVTDVDETPIDANPNSVRFTDNFEDGDTTGWTAASGTWSVTTDGSTKALIQTKGNVTGLITAGNSWQDIAMEAKVKVPITNANAGILFRVQDANNYYMYRLNVNNKKLELFKAVGGTLTPVSSTLFPDAAAGQWYTLKAVIKGNRILGFVDGQLKLEWTNPITELTAGKIGFRTTSQNAVFDNARVTGIHKVTASALKTVTQDVYEAVTPAGNRLSVNPGSPFAGETLTLTAEGRNQSLEPATPGEERYYPEAWSSTGEGMAGVFTVTDEVYQAAYLPSAAGDYQITVIYRKQIWDGTAWADTELTDTLIVDIKVIPKPADVEGDSTDEQDPPVLG; encoded by the coding sequence ATGCTTACTCGCAAAGTAATGAGATTGCTGCTGGTGCTTGCCGTCGCTTTCACGGGATTCATCCCGCCGCAGACCGCCGGTGCGGCTGAGCCGGAGCCGGGAACGGAGCCGGTGCAGCAGGTGGCCGCCGCCGGCCCGGCAACCATCCAGAATTACCCGATGCCGTCTATCTATACTCCGTCTTCTGTCTACTCGTTGAAGGTGAACAATGAGAGCGTCCCTGTCGTCAAGTATTTGCCCGATTATGACTATGCCCAGTTCTCTTTTGAAGGAACCATCAGCCTTGAGGTGACGGCAGACCAGCCGATTACCTCCTATTCGATCAGCCCGCTGGCCAAGAACATCACGGGGACGGTCAACGGCAACAAGCTGACCTTCACCCTGTCGGCCTCTACCTATGTAATCGTAGATATTAATGCGCCTGCGAACGAAGACCCGAATGAGAAGGACCCGGACAAGCGCCGTAAAAGACTCGTGATCGCCGCCGATCCGCTGGAGACAGACATTCCCGCATCCTCCGGCCCGGGAATCTACAATGTGACCGCTGCACCGTACAACGCTGACAAGACGGGGGCAACGATCACCTCGGGTGCCATCCAGCAGGCGATCGATGCGGCCAGTCAGGCTGGAGGCGGTATCGTCTACATTCCTGCGGGTGTGTACAAGAGCAGCAATCTGACGCTGAAAAGCAATGTCACGTTCTACCTGGCCGGGGGTGCAGTCATCGTCGGCACAGGCCGGGGTGAGGACTACCGGAATGACTTCCGCAAGGATTCGATCTCGGATGGAACCTATTTTATCCGCACCGCCACCAATTCCGTGAATATCACCATGCGCGGACGCGGAACGATTGACGGTAAAGGGATAGAAATGCGCAAACGCAAGATGACCAACCCGCCTGCAACCCATAAGCAGGGAGAAGGATTCATCAATAACCTGGTGGTGCCGATGGCGACCAGCAACTTCAAGTTCGACGGGTTAACCCTGCGGGACGGCGGCTTCTGGGCGTTCCTGGTGGTCCGCTCGGATAACGTGACCATCACTAACTACAAGGGTTACCAGGATTTATTTACGCTTGAGGATGATGCCATAGATATTAACGAGAGCCAGAACGTGCTGGTGAAGCATGCCCTTGCCATCTCGGATGACGATACCTTCTCCACCAAGACCTGGCCGCAAAAAGGAATGTCCAAGGACTGGCCGGGAGCCATCGAGCATCTGGAGAATGTGGTCTTCGAGGACTGCTTCGCCTGGACACGCTGCGCCGCCTTCAAGTTGGGCATGGGCATATGCACGCCGCAGATTGGCGTCACCATCCGCAATTCCTATGTCTATCAAAGCGCGCGGGCGCTGCTGGTGGATCATGCGTATACAGAGAATCCGCTCCCGGTCGAAGGCTGGGCCAAGGATGTGACCTTCGAGAATATTGATATTGAACGGGTAGGCATCAACCAGTTCGGAAATTACTGGCTGCGCGTCTCCACAAGCACATCCGGCGATGTAAGCAATGTCATTCTGAGAAACATCAATGTCCGCGAGACGGGAGGAGATTCCCCTATTCAGGGCAACCCCACCAGAGGCGGGATGGTGAACGGAGTGACTTTTGAAAATGTCGTGGTCAAAGGAACGCTTGCGAAAACCCTCAGTGATCTGAAGGTGAGCATCAAGAATGAGAATGTAAGCGGGGTCGTCTTCGCGAATACGGATCAGGCCTGGTTCAGCGATCACTTCACCTCCGGGCTGCTCCCGGATTGGACCGTAGCATCAGGTGCCAACAGTTGGGCGGTAACTGACCAGACGGGGAACCGGGTGCTGTCCACCAGCCAGACGATGGCGGCGCTGATCACCGCCAAGGCCGGTGTGTCCTGGACGGATTACACGTATGAGGCCAGAGCCAGACTGCCTCTCATTAATGGAAGCGAGAACGCAGGCATTGTCTTCCGGGTGCAGGATCAGAACAACTTCTATATGTACCGGATCAATGCCAGCACAAGCCAGCTGGAGCTCTACAAGGCTGTAGCCGGAACGTTGACGCAGGTCTCGACTACCTCGTTCGTGCCTGTCAAGAATCAATGGTATACCCTTAAGGCGACGGTCCAGGGTAATACCATCAAAGGGTATGTGGATGGAGTGCTGAAGACGACATGGACCAATACGGTCAATGAATTAACCTCCGGCGGAATCGGCTTCCGTACCACCTCAGCCGGGGTCTGGTATGACGATGCCAAGGTGACCGCTATTCACAATCCGCCTACTGATATCACTCTCAGCGCTACCCAGGTGCCGGAGCTGACCACACCAGGCGGTCTAGTGGGCACCTTCACTACAGCCCATCCGGATGCGGGAGCGACCTTTACTTACGCGCTGGTTCCCGGGCAAGGAGACGCCGATAACAGCAGCTTCTCCATTGCCCCGCAGGGAGATACGCTGATTCTCCGCACCACGCCGGATTATGAAGCGAAGAGCAGCTACAGCATCCGGGTGAAGAGCATAGATGCGAATGGCTTGTCTTTGGAGAAAAGCTTCACGATTCAGGTTACCGATGTGGATGAGACCCCGATTGATGCCAATCCTAATTCGGTCCGGTTCACGGATAACTTCGAGGATGGCGATACGACGGGCTGGACAGCTGCCAGCGGAACCTGGAGTGTAACTACAGACGGCAGTACCAAAGCCCTGATCCAGACGAAGGGGAATGTGACGGGGCTCATTACAGCCGGGAATTCATGGCAAGATATTGCTATGGAAGCCAAGGTGAAGGTTCCCATCACGAATGCCAATGCCGGCATTCTCTTCCGGGTGCAGGACGCCAACAACTATTACATGTACCGGCTCAACGTAAACAACAAGAAGCTGGAGCTGTTCAAGGCGGTTGGCGGAACACTGACCCCCGTGTCCAGCACCCTTTTCCCCGATGCGGCTGCGGGCCAGTGGTATACGCTGAAGGCAGTCATCAAAGGCAACAGAATTCTGGGCTTTGTGGACGGCCAGTTGAAGCTCGAATGGACGAACCCGATAACAGAATTAACCGCAGGGAAAATCGGCTTCAGAACAACCTCCCAGAATGCAGTGTTCGATAATGCCCGCGTTACAGGGATACACAAGGTGACGGCCAGTGCGCTTAAGACGGTAACCCAAGATGTGTATGAAGCAGTTACGCCTGCAGGCAACCGGCTTAGCGTTAACCCGGGCAGTCCCTTTGCCGGGGAGACACTTACTCTGACGGCTGAAGGCCGCAACCAGAGCCTGGAACCTGCTACCCCCGGAGAGGAACGTTATTATCCGGAAGCCTGGAGCTCCACCGGGGAAGGCATGGCCGGCGTATTCACCGTAACGGATGAGGTGTATCAGGCTGCCTATCTTCCGTCTGCCGCAGGTGATTACCAGATAACCGTCATCTACCGCAAGCAGATATGGGACGGCACAGCCTGGGCCGATACGGAGCTGACGGATACCCTGATTGTAGACATTAAGGTCATCCCGAAACCGGCAGACGTGGAGGGGGACAGCACGGATGAGCAGGACCCGCCGGTCCTCGGTTAA